The sequence TATCACCACTTAAAAAGTGTAAAATCTGTTCTAAATGAACTTTGTTTGCTTGCCAAATATCTGGCTGGCACAATGGTAACGTGATAGAAAAGGAACGACACCAGCCATTTGCAGTATCTTTTCGCAAAATAAAAGTATCTGCTGCTGTAACTGCCATTGCAATAGTTAGAAAATCCATTACTTGATTATTGAGTTCAACACCTAATCTTCTTACTCTATCCAAAACCATATTACCAATATGAGCGATTTGTAGACTTTTATCACCCATACCATAAAGACGAATAGGTAAAACACCATTAGGCAAATTTTTTAATTGCTCAATATCGTGGTGAAAAAATAATTGATTCATCAATAATTCTCCCATTCTTCCCAAATTTCCAAAATAACTTGGTTTTGAATTTCTTGCATTTGTTCGGTTGTTAACTGACAAACATCATCCGTAAATTTAGGGGCAAGCGTAATATCCACCACCTCATGAACTAATTGTCTCAAATCATTTTCAACATTTGAAATTTGAACAAGATCGCCACCTTTATTCCACGCCTTACCAGCATCGTGTACAATTTGCAGAAAAATACTTTCGGTTAAATAACAAATCATCATTTTACCAATGACTTCAGTGGTAATGCTATTTTCATCAAAAGTTGTCATTCCTTCCAATGCTTCTGATAAAGCAATATTCATTGCAGAACGAATTTTGTCTGAATCACCGTGATGACCAGCCAAAAGTTCGGTAATTTGGTTGATGGCTTCATCGCAAGGCTGACCATTTAAACTATGTAAATTAACCGAATATTGTTGCTGCTGGCTGCCTGAAAAAATACCAAATAAACCCGAGCCTGCTTGGGTAATTTTCCCCAATTTTTGGACAGCTATATGCTTACCACCACTGGCTTTTCGTGCATAATGCCCAAGTGCTTTACGGACATCATCACGCCCACCGCTTCGTACAGCCCTACCGATTGCTTGACGCAATCCCTTTAATCTCTGTGGGTCTGGTGTTTGTAACGATGTCTGACTATCATCAACCCAAGAGGGCAATAGAGGCGAACGACCATTTGGCCCTACGCTAGATTGTGAAGTACCCATTGCTTACTCCTTGTACCAAGTTTCACTTTTTAATCTTTTGTTCAACCACGGATAGTTAATGTCTTTATTTTTCAATTCAGCAATAAAGCGAGTTAAAATTTTTGCACCGTCTTCTGAATTTGCCGCTAGCAAACAAGCCCCCATAAAACCATCTGGGCTTTTATCCCAATTATCCAGTTTTCTTAATTGTTCAATCAATGCTTCCATAACGGAGATTTGTTCATCAATTGTTAATCCCTGAATAGCGTTCTGAGTATTTTGTGAGCCTGTTCTTGATTTAGTTACAAGTAAAATACTTAAAACATCTTGGGCTTTTTGAGAAAGTTGAGCAGTGTAAGTATTTAGCGGAATGGTTTCTCTAGATAAATAAATTGCTGCTCGTAAATTAACATCAGATAATTTTGGCTCTAATTTTACCCATTCTTTGATAAATGTTTGAATGGATTTATTTTCGGAGAGCATTGATAAATTTTGCTCATTGTTCTTTTCAAGCCCTTTTAATAATTCAGAGTTACCATCTTCTTCATTGATACTCTGATAAAATTTTGTTACCACATCAGAATCCACGCATCGCTCAAAAATAACCAACTTGGTAATAATCGCTTCATCTAATGACATTTGACGCTTGTTTGCGATTTTGGTACGCATTTTAATGGTATTTAAAATGCGTTTTACAATTCTAGGATTACCGTGAATATTAGGTGAATTTGCTAATAAAGGCGCTACTCTGTTTGCGCGTTCAAAATCTGACAATAGAGCTTGATTGTGTTGCTCTTCAATAGTTTTGGCCACTTCTTCTGGATTTAAAGATTGACTTTTCCAAGATTGTTGCAAATGAGTTTCTAAAAATTGGCGTAAGCTTGCTAATTTTCCGGTTGGTACTTTTTGATGAATGGCGTACAGCATATATAAATACGCACGAATTTCAAGCACACCTGCTTTGGGTACACGAATAGGAATCTGTATGAGCTTATCCAAATAATCAATTTGATGACGATACGACAAATCTTTGTAATGCTCCGCAACTGAATGGCGAATCATTTCCTCGTCGGCCGCGATAATGAATGCCGTCCGATTTAAAAACAAAAATAAACGAATCGCCTCCAATGTCTGAATAGCATTAGCAGGCAGACAACGGTCAAGATTATCAATTACAATAACCAGCTTTTTACCTAAATCCTGTAATATTTCGCTATATTCTTTTCTAAACTCATCTATTTGTTGTGGTGGTGTTTGTTTCTCTTTTGGCTTGATAAGATTTTTCCCTGAATCAACAAGATTTTTCCCTACTTCTACAATTTGCTTACTTTCTGTTTCATTTTGAACACCATCCAATGATTCTTTTGCTGTTTCAAATGTTTTGGAAATTAAGCCAAAAGTTGGCACTCCTGCAGCCAACGCAGCTCCTTCGGCCATTAAACCAAGCAAACGCAAACCATTAATTCTCGCAAATAAGTTTTTGGATTTTTTCAAGATGGTTTCTTCATCTTTGGCGGCCTGAATCAAATGGCTTGCAATAGTTTCCAAAAGCGCCGCTCTGGCATCATCAAATCCCTGATAGAGCCAAGCATCAAATTTAATTATAATCCACTCATCAGGCTTGATTTGTTGCTCAATCAAATTTAACAAAGAGGACTTACCTGCTCCCCAGTTACCAAAAATACCTATTGAAACTGGTAGCATAGCCTCAGATTCCAATATTTCAGTAACAATTTGGGATACCTCACCAAAATTGAGATAGTCTTCTTTAGATTCAGTATCTGACCACACTAAATTACCCTTATTTATAAAAATATAGATTTTTATATACTAACACATTTTTCAACAAGCATTTTTAATGTTTTTATAATGATAAGTATATAGAAGGTATCAAGATTGATGGATGAATTATCGAAATTAAAAGATATTAGGAAAAGGGATGGAAGTGGAATAAAACAAATTAAACTACTATAATCGACCAGCTTTTCCTTCTTTCAAGGATTTTATAGATAAACATTGTCAATTTGGTATCTCATAGCAAGCACATTGTGTAAAAAGTGAATGACTAAAACCTAATTATTTGATTTTAAATAACTTTATGATTTACATTTTACTATAAAATAGAAACAACCATTTTAATTCAAACCAACTCAAAACAAAAAGGAAGCAATTTGCTTCCTTTTTTAGTTGAAATGTATTGAAAGAATTTTAAGAATTATTATTTGACGTTTCTTCAGATTCCTCAATCAATATTCCTGCTGTTTCATCATTTAGCGCTTGAGCATCTACATGAGGTTTAATAAATGGTTTTGGCGTCCAATATTTTTTTAAGATTTCATTAGAAAAACCATGTAGAACTTCCTCATTTAGACGTTCTTGATCCAATGCTCGTACTTCTTTAATAACTTCATCAGCCTCAATCTTATCAATGCCAAGTTTCATTAGTGTTGCTTGGCTAAGTGCAATGGCGGATTCAAAAGTTTCACGCACAATAAAATCCACATCTTGCTTAATTAGGCTCACCGTCGTTTTTCTATCATAAGTGCGGGTTAAAATCGGCAAGTTTGGATAAGCCCCTTTAAGTTGGCTCACAATCGTTTCAATGCGATCTGTATCATTAATACCAATCACCACACATTTAGCTTTTTCAATTCCCGCGGCGTAAAGTACATCCAAACGAATACCATCACCATAATAGACTTTAAAACCAAATTTTGCCGCAGCACGGATATTTTCTATATTACGATCAATCACTGAAACGCTGATGCCTCGGATTAATAATGTTTGACATACGATCTGGCTAAAGCGGCCAAAACCAATTACAAGCACGTTATCTTCTAAATCATCAATAGGCGACAGATCGCTCGTATCTGGTTGAGTCGCTAATTTTCTCTCTCCAGATTGCGCTAATTTACGAGTAATTTGTGTAATAAATGGAGAAAACAACATGGAAATAATTACCGCTGCAGTAAAAGTGGCATTTTCATGGTTGCTCATTACGCCTGCTGTTGTTGCGGCAGAGAAAAGTACGAAAGCAAATTCACCACCATGCGCCAAAAGTGACATTCTTCCCACTGCTTCCCTATGTTCTAAGCGAGTAATTCGAGCAACAACATACACAGAAAGTCCTTTACCAATAATATAAAGGAATACAATTCCGAGTAGTAATAACCAGTGATTAAACACTAAGCTCAAATCCAATGACATGCCCACGCCCATAAAAAACAGGCCAAGCAATAGACCTCGAAATGGCTCGATATCCGCTTCTAATTGATGACGGAACGAAGACTCTGACAGCATAACGCCTGCTACAAATGCCCCCATTGCCATTGAAAGTCCACCTATTTCCATGGCTAATGCTGCGCCAAGTACAACTAATAAAGCCGCCGCTGTCATCATCTCTCGAATATGTGCTTTAGAAATTAATCGGAATAATGGATTCATTAACCATTTACCCGCGACAATCAAGCCGATTACCGCCCCTAATGCGATGCCGATTGACATCCAATCGGTATGAGTGCTTTCTTCAGAATGAGGCGCAAGAAACGCCACTGATGCCAATAATGGCACAATAGCAATATCTTCAAAAATTAAAGTCGAAATAATTCGCTGACCTTTAGATGTACTGGTAATACAACGTTCTTCTAACGTTTGCATCACAATCGCGGTTGAAGAAAGTGTAAATCCCATACCTGCTATAAACGCCACTTCTTTCGGTAAATCAAGTAAATAAATCCCCGCAAAAGTAAGCAGAACACCACACAATCCAACTTGTAATAATCCCCGCCCAAAAATTGCTTTTTTCATAGACCAAAGCCGTTCAGGGTGCATTTCAAGCCCAATAATGAACAAGAACATCACGACACCCAATTCAGCCAAATGCACGACTGAAGCCGGCTCTTGAATAACACCGAATACTGAAGGACCAATCATACAACCAGCCACTAAATACCCTAGCACACTACCAAGCCCTAGGCGTTTAAATAACGGCACAATAGTCACGCTCGACGCAAGCAAAATTACGGTTTTAATCAGATCTGAATCAGCAAGATGGGACATTAATAGCTCCAATGATGAAATGGAATATAATTGTATTCTAACTAGTTTCCTTTAAATAAAAAAGTGAGCATATCTCATATTATGCTCACTTTAGAAATGGATAAACCTAAGTTCAATTAATTAACTTAAAATGTCTTTTCAAACAACATATTCACATTCTTCTGAGTGTAAGAATACATTTCTGGAATATTGCTATCTTGTTTACGCCAGCTTAGTTGGAGTTTTGGTGTAATTCCCCAAATATGCCAGTCGCGTTTCCATAGGGATAAATTTATGCCGTAAATTTTATCTTCTCGACGTTTTCCAAAAGAAAACAAATTGAGATTACCAAGTTTGGCAATATCTTTAAATTCACGTTTCATTATGGATAAGCCGAGACGTGAGGAAATACCCCAATTCCATTCTTGTCCCCAACCTAAACGTAGGCTTTTACTGTCTGAACCATATTGACGAACCTTCGTTCTTTCTGCCATAAAATCAGAACCGAGATAGAAAAACTGTTTCGGTGTTCTTGCCCAAAGTAAGGTTGCGGAAATCAGTTTGTTATTACCGTTTTGTGATGTACTGTCTAAATAACGTTGTTTTGAAAACTCTCCCGCCGTAAAAAGTTGCCAGTTTGGACTTAACCAGCGAGAAAATTCCACCCTTGCCCCATTAGACCAACGGTAACTTTCGCCGCCATACCAACGTTTTTCATAAAAAGGTTTAATGCGGAAATTTTGCTTCGCGGTTTTATGTGCATAGCCAATAAAAGTGCGGTTGGAAATATCATCAAATTCATGATTATCCCAATAGCTCTTTCCCCCAAACTCATTGCCCACCGTGAGGTAATTAGAGCTCCATAAATTAAAATCTCTCGAAATATCGAGTGAATACGCCAAACCGTGGCTGTTTGTGGCATCATCGATTCCGAACGTGTTAAGGTGCCACCATTATTTAATACGACCGTTTTGCCCTCACCAACATTATTGACATTGGTATCACGCACATAATTAAAAGAAAAATCCACATTCCAGCTATCACGTTCTTTTAAAGCCTCTAAATAAGCATCCATTAAACGCTTAACTTGAGGCGGTAAATCCTCTGCGGTTTGTGCTTTTTCAAATTGGTCTTTAGCAGCCCCATCTTGTTTTTGATTGAATAAAGCGATAG comes from Haemophilus haemolyticus and encodes:
- a CDS encoding KAP family P-loop NTPase fold protein; the protein is MWSDTESKEDYLNFGEVSQIVTEILESEAMLPVSIGIFGNWGAGKSSLLNLIEQQIKPDEWIIIKFDAWLYQGFDDARAALLETIASHLIQAAKDEETILKKSKNLFARINGLRLLGLMAEGAALAAGVPTFGLISKTFETAKESLDGVQNETESKQIVEVGKNLVDSGKNLIKPKEKQTPPQQIDEFRKEYSEILQDLGKKLVIVIDNLDRCLPANAIQTLEAIRLFLFLNRTAFIIAADEEMIRHSVAEHYKDLSYRHQIDYLDKLIQIPIRVPKAGVLEIRAYLYMLYAIHQKVPTGKLASLRQFLETHLQQSWKSQSLNPEEVAKTIEEQHNQALLSDFERANRVAPLLANSPNIHGNPRIVKRILNTIKMRTKIANKRQMSLDEAIITKLVIFERCVDSDVVTKFYQSINEEDGNSELLKGLEKNNEQNLSMLSENKSIQTFIKEWVKLEPKLSDVNLRAAIYLSRETIPLNTYTAQLSQKAQDVLSILLVTKSRTGSQNTQNAIQGLTIDEQISVMEALIEQLRKLDNWDKSPDGFMGACLLAANSEDGAKILTRFIAELKNKDINYPWLNKRLKSETWYKE
- a CDS encoding monovalent cation:proton antiporter-2 (CPA2) family protein, with translation MSHLADSDLIKTVILLASSVTIVPLFKRLGLGSVLGYLVAGCMIGPSVFGVIQEPASVVHLAELGVVMFLFIIGLEMHPERLWSMKKAIFGRGLLQVGLCGVLLTFAGIYLLDLPKEVAFIAGMGFTLSSTAIVMQTLEERCITSTSKGQRIISTLIFEDIAIVPLLASVAFLAPHSEESTHTDWMSIGIALGAVIGLIVAGKWLMNPLFRLISKAHIREMMTAAALLVVLGAALAMEIGGLSMAMGAFVAGVMLSESSFRHQLEADIEPFRGLLLGLFFMGVGMSLDLSLVFNHWLLLLGIVFLYIIGKGLSVYVVARITRLEHREAVGRMSLLAHGGEFAFVLFSAATTAGVMSNHENATFTAAVIISMLFSPFITQITRKLAQSGERKLATQPDTSDLSPIDDLEDNVLVIGFGRFSQIVCQTLLIRGISVSVIDRNIENIRAAAKFGFKVYYGDGIRLDVLYAAGIEKAKCVVIGINDTDRIETIVSQLKGAYPNLPILTRTYDRKTTVSLIKQDVDFIVRETFESAIALSQATLMKLGIDKIEADEVIKEVRALDQERLNEEVLHGFSNEILKKYWTPKPFIKPHVDAQALNDETAGILIEESEETSNNNS